One window of Chionomys nivalis chromosome 18, mChiNiv1.1, whole genome shotgun sequence genomic DNA carries:
- the Adh7 gene encoding all-trans-retinol dehydrogenase [NAD(+)] ADH7 — MGTAGKVIKCKAAVLWGMNQPFSIEEIEVAPPKAKEVRVKILATGICRTDDHVIKGAMVSKFPVIVGHEAVGVVESIGEGVTTVRPGDQVIPLFLPQCRECNACRNPEGNLCIRSDLTGRGVLADGTTRFTCKGKPVQHFMNTSTFSEYTVLDESSVVKIDGAAPPERACLIGCGFSTGYGAAVKTAKVSPGSTCAVFGLGGVGLSVIMGCKAAGASRIIGIDINKDKFPKALAVGATECISPKDSTKPISEVLSDMTGNTVQYTFEVIGRLETMVDALSSCHMNYGTSVVVGAPPSAKMLSYDPMLLFTGRTWKGCVFGGWKSRDDVPKLVTELLEKKFDLDQLVTHTLPFKNINEGFELLYSGQSIRTVLTF; from the exons GTTATTAAGTGCAAAGCAGCTGTACTATGGGGAATGAACCAGCCCTTCTCCATCGAGGAAATAGAAGTGGCCCCACCAAAGGCTAAGGAAGTTCGTGTGAAG ATTTTGGCCACAGGAATCTGTCGCACAGATGACCATGTGATAAAAGGAGCAATGGTGTCCAAGTTTCCAGTGATCGTGGGCCATGAAGCAGTTGGGGTTGTAGAGAGTATTGGAGAAGGGGTCACTACAGTGAGACCAG GTGACCAAGTCATCCCCCTCTTCCTACCACAGTGTAGAGAATGCAATGCTTGCCGTAACCCCGAGGGCAATCTCTGCATTCGGAGCGA TCTGACAGGCCGTGGAGTACTGGCTGATGGCACCACCAGGTTCACATGCAAGGGCAAACCGGTCCAGCACTTCATGAACACTAGCACCTTCTCGGAGTACACAGTGCTGGATGAATCTTCGGTAGTTAAGATTGATGGCGCAGCTCCTCCCGAGAGAGCCTGCCTCATTGGATGTGGGTTTTCGACAGGCTATGGGGCTGCCGTTAAAACCGCCAAG GTCAGCCCTGGCTCCACCTGTGCTGTGTTTGGCCTGGGAGGCGTTGGCCTGTCCGTCATCATGGGCTGTAAGGCAGCTGGTGCCTCCAGGATCATTGGAATTGACATCAACAAAGACAAATTCCCGAAGGCCCTGGCTGTAGGCGCCACCGAGTGTATCAGTCCCAAGGACTCCACCAAGCCTATCAGCGAGGTGCTGTCAGACATGACCGGGAACACCGTGCAGTACACTTTTGAAGTTATTGGCCGTCTTGAAACCATG GTTGATGCCCTCTCGTCTTGCCATATGAACTATGGAACCAGTGTGGTGGTTGGTGCTCCTCCATCAGCCAAGATGCTCAGTTATGACCCAATGCTGCTCTTCACTGGGCGGACGTGGAAGGGTTGCGTCTTTGGAG GTTGGAAGAGCAGAGATGATGTCCCCAAACTGGTGACTGAGCTCCTGGAGAAGAAGTTTGACCTGGACCAGTTGGTAACCCACACCTTGCctttcaaaaacatcaatgaaggATTTGAATTGCTTTATTCAGGGCAAAG CATTCGCACGGTCCTGACCTTCTAA